The Desulfuromonadales bacterium genome contains a region encoding:
- a CDS encoding GreA/GreB family elongation factor encodes MNKERILKSIIASLATDLEVLFKAAKTAHAAATHEECIADNKYDTLGLEASYVAQGQANRAQEIKQALEMYRKLELRSFAGNAAIRLTALVTLETEDGSTRTVFLGPAAGGLKIEEDGEEIIVITPGSPLGRALLGKSAGDRVEMPAGSAERAYEIVDVR; translated from the coding sequence ATGAACAAGGAAAGGATTCTGAAGAGCATCATCGCCAGCCTCGCCACCGACCTCGAGGTCCTGTTCAAGGCGGCCAAAACGGCCCACGCAGCCGCCACCCATGAAGAATGCATCGCCGACAACAAGTACGACACCCTGGGTCTGGAAGCCTCCTATGTCGCCCAGGGGCAGGCCAACCGAGCCCAGGAGATCAAGCAGGCCCTGGAGATGTACAGAAAACTGGAACTGCGCTCCTTCGCGGGGAATGCGGCCATCCGCCTGACGGCACTGGTCACCCTGGAAACCGAAGACGGCAGCACCAGGACGGTGTTCCTCGGCCCCGCAGCCGGCGGTCTGAAAATCGAGGAGGACGGCGAAGAGATCATCGTCATCACTCCGGGCTCCCCCCTGGGCCGGGCCTTGCTCGGCAAAAGCGCCGGCGACCGGGTGGAGATGCCGGCCGGCAGCGCGGAAAGGGCGTACGAAATTGTCGATGTCCGCTGA
- a CDS encoding tRNA-dihydrouridine synthase family protein, whose translation MLGIAEKIESGRGKEPFFAAGVLPWPAGKTPLLLAPMQGLTNRALRALFIDWVHPDVVCTEFMRVSAVAGKRRLAAGDLREMAAAEGGVPLVVQLIGHGREALVSAAQAAQAAGARHLNLNMGCPYGRMTSGLTGGGMLRRPEDLTAVIPALREAVAGSFSVKLRAGYDDHELVLKLLPLFESAGVDFLVLHPRTVVQQYAGEADHAVTAEVVRRTRLPVIANGDIRSAAEGLRVLRETGAAGLMLGRGAIADPLLFARLRGEAPAEPSRLEVAAMLRRYLREVLARYGELFCGETQVLGKVKEILAFVADPTFAKSLKQLKKAQSVRAFAALVDELE comes from the coding sequence ATGCTTGGGATTGCGGAAAAAATCGAATCAGGTCGAGGAAAAGAGCCGTTTTTCGCGGCCGGGGTGCTCCCCTGGCCGGCGGGGAAAACCCCGCTGCTGCTGGCGCCGATGCAGGGGCTGACCAACCGGGCGCTGCGGGCGCTGTTCATCGACTGGGTGCACCCCGACGTCGTCTGCACCGAATTCATGCGGGTCAGTGCCGTCGCCGGCAAGCGCCGCCTCGCCGCGGGCGATCTGCGCGAGATGGCTGCTGCCGAAGGGGGCGTCCCCCTGGTGGTGCAGTTGATCGGCCACGGCCGGGAGGCCCTGGTATCCGCCGCGCAGGCCGCCCAAGCCGCCGGCGCCCGCCATCTTAACCTCAACATGGGCTGTCCCTACGGCCGCATGACCAGCGGCCTGACCGGCGGCGGCATGCTGCGCCGGCCCGAGGACCTGACGGCAGTCATCCCCGCCCTGCGCGAGGCGGTTGCCGGGAGCTTTTCCGTCAAGCTGCGCGCCGGCTACGATGACCACGAACTGGTGTTGAAACTGCTGCCGCTCTTCGAGTCGGCCGGGGTCGACTTCCTGGTGCTGCACCCGCGCACCGTAGTGCAGCAGTATGCCGGAGAGGCCGACCACGCCGTGACCGCCGAAGTGGTGCGCCGCACCCGGCTGCCGGTCATCGCCAACGGCGATATTCGCAGCGCCGCCGAGGGGCTGCGGGTACTGCGGGAGACCGGCGCCGCCGGTCTCATGCTCGGCCGCGGCGCCATCGCCGACCCGCTGCTCTTCGCCCGGCTGCGCGGCGAGGCCCCCGCCGAGCCGTCGCGGCTGGAGGTGGCGGCGATGCTGCGCCGCTACCTGCGGGAAGTACTGGCGCGCTATGGCGAGCTCTTCTGCGGCGAGACGCAGGTGCTCGGCAAAGTCAAGGAGATCCTCGCCTTCGTTGCCGACCCCACCTTCGCCAAATCCCTCAAACAGCTGAAAAAGGCCCAGAGCGTACGTGCCTTCGCCGCCCTGGTCGATGAACTGGAGTGA
- a CDS encoding YwbE family protein, with the protein MNGQQRSEIRPGLAVAIVLKKDQRSGRLTEGIVREILTSAPFHSRGIKVRLEDGQVGRVKGLAGSQA; encoded by the coding sequence ATGAACGGACAGCAGCGCAGCGAGATCCGTCCCGGTCTGGCCGTCGCCATCGTGCTGAAAAAAGACCAGCGCAGCGGCAGGCTGACCGAGGGGATCGTCAGGGAGATCCTCACCAGCGCCCCCTTTCATTCGCGGGGGATCAAGGTACGGCTGGAGGACGGGCAGGTAGGGAGAGTCAAGGGACTGGCCGGTAGTCAGGCTTAG
- a CDS encoding DUF3820 family protein has product MPACDHAALLELAEMRMPFGKHAGRRLIDLPEPYVVWLAQQGFPAGKLGRMLQAVYEIKLNGLEFLFDPLR; this is encoded by the coding sequence ATGCCCGCCTGCGACCACGCCGCCCTGCTCGAGCTGGCCGAAATGCGCATGCCCTTCGGCAAACACGCCGGCCGGCGGCTGATCGATCTGCCCGAACCCTATGTCGTCTGGCTGGCACAGCAGGGATTCCCTGCCGGGAAACTCGGCCGGATGCTGCAGGCGGTCTACGAAATCAAGCTCAACGGGCTGGAATTTCTCTTCGATCCCCTGCGCTAG
- a CDS encoding GIY-YIG nuclease family protein — MENWSVYILRNERNALYTGVTNRLGRRLAEHRNKLARGAKFTRACQSLDLVYHCAVGPRSLALRIESKIKRLQKPQKELLVASAPELHRLLELLGLPAAAVGPTPSN; from the coding sequence ATGGAGAACTGGTCGGTCTACATCCTGCGGAACGAACGCAATGCCCTCTACACCGGGGTGACCAACCGGCTCGGCCGGCGGCTGGCCGAGCACCGGAACAAGCTGGCCCGGGGCGCCAAATTCACCCGTGCCTGCCAATCCCTCGACCTGGTCTATCACTGCGCGGTCGGGCCGCGGAGCCTTGCCCTGCGCATCGAGTCGAAAATCAAGCGGTTGCAGAAGCCGCAGAAAGAACTCCTGGTCGCTTCGGCGCCGGAGTTGCACCGGCTGCTCGAGCTGCTGGGCCTGCCGGCCGCGGCCGTCGGACCAACCCCATCCAATTAG
- a CDS encoding ATP-binding cassette domain-containing protein — MISANNIALAYGKRVIFKDVNIKFTPGNCYGLIGANGAGKSTFLKILAGEAEADKGEIIVTPGERIAMLRQDQFAFDEETVSNTVIMGHKRLFEVMAEREAIYAKPEFAEADGIRSGELEAEFAEMNGYEAEAEAAVLLSGLGVPEDLRQKRMKELEAGDKVRVLLAQALFGNPDILLLDEPTNHLDLKSIAWLEDFLFRFPNTVIVVSHDRHFLNQVCTHVADIDFGKITVYVGNYDFWYQASQLTLKQKQDENRKVTDKANELKEFIQRFSSNASKAKQATSRKKLLEKLTVEELPVSSRKYPFVVFKPERACGDIILEIKGLRKKIDGVEVLGGLDLIVNKGDKIAFVGGDSLAKTTLFRIIAGELQPDAGTYRWGVTITSAYFPKENSAYFDNELNLIEWLCQFPPCDGESFARGFLGRMLFSGDEATKKTKVLSGGERVRCMLSRMMLAGANALILDEPTNHLDLESITALNNGLIAFSEVILFASHDHQFVSTVANRIVELTPAGVIDRVMSFDDYLENADVARLRDQLFAGHRDLNL, encoded by the coding sequence ATGATCAGCGCCAACAACATCGCCCTCGCCTACGGCAAGAGAGTCATCTTCAAGGACGTCAACATCAAGTTCACCCCCGGCAACTGCTACGGCCTCATCGGCGCCAACGGCGCTGGCAAGTCGACCTTCCTCAAGATCCTCGCCGGCGAAGCCGAAGCCGACAAGGGTGAGATCATCGTTACCCCCGGCGAGCGCATCGCCATGCTGCGCCAGGACCAGTTCGCCTTCGACGAGGAGACCGTCAGCAACACCGTCATCATGGGACACAAGCGGCTGTTCGAAGTGATGGCCGAGCGCGAGGCGATCTACGCCAAGCCCGAGTTCGCAGAGGCGGACGGCATCCGCTCCGGCGAACTGGAGGCCGAGTTCGCCGAGATGAACGGTTACGAGGCCGAGGCCGAGGCGGCGGTGCTGCTGAGCGGCCTCGGCGTTCCCGAGGATCTGCGCCAGAAGAGGATGAAGGAGCTCGAAGCCGGCGACAAGGTGCGGGTGCTCCTCGCCCAGGCCCTCTTCGGCAACCCCGACATCCTGCTGCTCGACGAGCCGACCAACCATCTCGACCTGAAATCCATCGCCTGGCTCGAGGATTTCCTCTTCCGCTTCCCCAACACCGTCATCGTCGTCTCCCACGACCGCCACTTCCTGAACCAGGTCTGCACCCATGTGGCGGATATCGACTTCGGCAAGATCACTGTTTACGTGGGCAACTACGACTTCTGGTACCAGGCGAGCCAGCTCACCCTGAAGCAGAAGCAGGACGAGAACCGCAAGGTCACCGACAAGGCGAACGAACTGAAAGAATTCATCCAGCGCTTCTCCTCCAACGCCTCCAAGGCGAAGCAGGCGACCTCTCGCAAGAAGCTGCTGGAGAAGCTCACCGTCGAGGAGCTGCCGGTTTCCTCGCGCAAGTACCCCTTCGTCGTCTTCAAGCCCGAGCGGGCCTGCGGCGACATCATTCTCGAGATCAAGGGGCTGCGCAAAAAGATCGACGGCGTCGAGGTGCTCGGCGGCCTCGACCTCATCGTCAACAAGGGGGACAAGATCGCCTTCGTCGGCGGCGACAGCCTTGCCAAGACGACCCTCTTCCGGATCATCGCCGGCGAACTGCAGCCCGATGCCGGGACTTACCGCTGGGGGGTGACCATCACCAGCGCCTATTTCCCCAAGGAGAACAGCGCCTACTTCGACAACGAGTTGAACCTGATCGAGTGGCTCTGCCAGTTCCCCCCCTGCGATGGCGAGAGCTTCGCCCGGGGTTTTCTCGGCCGGATGCTCTTCTCGGGAGACGAGGCGACGAAGAAGACCAAGGTCCTCTCCGGCGGCGAGCGGGTGCGCTGCATGCTCTCCCGGATGATGCTTGCCGGCGCCAACGCCCTGATCCTTGACGAGCCGACCAATCACCTCGACCTCGAATCGATCACGGCACTAAACAACGGGCTGATCGCCTTCTCCGAGGTGATCCTCTTCGCCTCGCACGACCACCAGTTCGTCTCCACCGTCGCCAACCGCATTGTCGAGCTCACCCCGGCCGGCGTCATCGACCGGGTGATGAGCTTTGATGATTACCTGGAAAATGCCGATGTGGCGCGGCTACGGGACCAGCTTTTTGCTGGACACCGGGATTTGAACCTGTAG